One Solanum pennellii chromosome 10, SPENNV200 genomic region harbors:
- the LOC107032739 gene encoding uncharacterized protein LOC107032739 produces the protein MKAINVNKSGMFRIRAFNRNHTCPLKDRVYTQRHVTSNLIGGIVKPKFVDHKRKYTPADIRKDVKIDLGVDVKYMLAWRAREKALKALRGTPAASYAKLPAYLYMMDITYPGSHIRMKKSMNNEFLYLFVALNTFIQGFNHCRPVVVVDGSHLRGPYNGTFVAASTTDGVVSDRNESIIKAVTNVYSNVPHYACMWHLWNNVQKKFRKSHEKLSGVFYTMAKACTKNEFDMLMDTVEKEDIRVKEYLELAGYEKWALCYAQGHRGWHMTSNIAESINAALVSARELPIFEFLEEVRLLFGRWNHDYKKEATCTFTSLIEKYHDILADNEALSTRMTVVPSTEYVHNVNDDGRYFVYEEIPCEHAWAVLKWKSLPPDEYCSDLYKPKTMLKTYNMPIDPLPDVKAWLIPDSVIADDVLPPKFKRPPGMPKGKPRKKIARELSRIKGKNTCSTCGMAGHNRRSCRNKPKDV, from the exons ATGAAGGCCATTAATGTCAACAAATCTGGAATGTTCAGAATTCGAGCATTCAACCGAAATCATACATGTCCTTTAAAAGATAGAGTTTATACACAAAGACATGTAACTAGCAATTTAATAGGAGGGATTGTGAAACCTAAATTTGTAGATCATAAGCGTAAATATACACCAGCTGATATAAGAAAAGATGTTAAGATTGATCTAGGAGTTGATGTTAAATATATGTTGGCTTGGAGGGCCAGGGAGAAAGCGTTGAAAGCTTTGAGGGGTACACCAGCTGCATCATATGCAAAGTTACCGGCGTATTTGTATATGATGGATATCACTTACCCGGGGTCTCATATACGTATGAAAAAGAGTATGAATAATGAGTTCTTGTATCTATTTGTTGCATTGAATACATTTATACAAGGATTCAATCATTGTAGACCAGTAGTCGTGGTGGATGGTAGTCATCTGAGAGGTCCATATAATGGGACATTTGTTGCAGCAAGCACGACAGAT GGTGTTGTGTCTGATAGAAATGAGAGCATTATAAAGGCTGTTACAAATGTATACAGTAATGTACCACACTATGCTTGTATGTGGCATTTATGGAATAACGTTCAGAAAAAGTTTAGAAAATCTCATGAGAAGTTATCTGGTGTATTCTATACAATGGCAAAAGCTTGCACAAAGAATGAATTTGATATGTTAATGGATACTGTAGAAAAAGAAGATATAAGAGTGAAAGAGTATTTGGAGTTAGCTGGATATGAAAAATGGGCTCTTTGTTATGCACAAGGACATAGAGGATGGCACATGACATCAAATATTGCTGAGAGTATAAATGCCGCACTTGTTTCAGCGAGAGAATTGCCTATTTTTGAATTTCTCGAAGAGGTACGGCTATTATTTGGAAGGTGGAATCATGACTACAAGAAGGAGGCAACCTGCACATTCACATCGTTGATTGAAAAATACCATGACATACTAGCAGACAATGAAGCATTGAGCACAAGAATGACG GTTGTACCGTCAACGGAATATGTGCACAATGTTAATGATGATGGGAGATATTTTGTA TACGAGGAAATACCTTGTGAACATGCTTGGGCTGTATTGAAATGGAAGAGTCTACCACCAGATGAATATTGCTCAGATTTATACAAACCAAAGACAATGTTGAAGACATATAATATGCCTATAGATCCTTTACCGGATGTAAAGGCATGGTTGATTCCGGATAGCGTTATTGCTGATGACGTATTACCTCCAAAATTTAAACGACCTCCGGGCATGCCAAAGGGTAAGCCTCGAAAAAAAATAGCAAGAGAGTTATCGAGGATTAAGGGGAAAAATACATGTAGCACATGTGGAATGGCAGGTCACAATAGGCGTTCGTGTAGGAATAAGCCAAAAGATGTTTAA
- the LOC107002159 gene encoding agamous-like MADS-box protein AGL61, with amino-acid sequence MEHKKTAGRQKISLAKIENESARLTTFSKRRSGVYKKACELVRECDVDFGIVMSSPKGIPYSFSSPTSNVVIDRFINPTVNLSSSDSLVAAEARKKVSQFNDILNELDEREKIANEKLDRMNEARDIGWWESIDQLNVHDVMKLEAWLNSGEFKLNEHLE; translated from the coding sequence ATGGAGCATAAGAAGACAGCAGGACGCCAAAAAATTTCATTGGCGAAAATAGAGAATGAATCTGCTCGACTCACCACATTCTCTAAACGACGTTCTGGCGTATACAAAAAAGCTTGTGAACTTGTTAGAGAATGTGATGTAGATTTTGGAATTGTTATGTCTTCACCGAAAGGTATACCTTATTCCTTTAGTAGTCCAACCTCTAATGTGGTCATTGATCGTTTTATAAATCCTACAGTAAATTTAAGTTCAAGTGACAGCCTTGTTGCTGCAGAAGCACGCAAAAAAGTAAGTCAATTTAATGATATTCTAAATGAATTGGACGAAAGAGAAAAAATTGCAAATGAAAAATTAGACCGAATGAATGAGGCTAGAGATATAGGTTGGTGGGAGTCCATAGATCAATTGAATGTACATGATGTAATGAAGTTGGAAGCATGGCTGAATTCTGGTGAATTTAAATTGAACGAACATTTGGAGTAG
- the LOC107032437 gene encoding uncharacterized protein LOC107032437, protein MAYYYTCNFPDIYSWIHNLPPTSKWKTDSISICISPSCSSQPSLKLSVAKNYHFSIVADYNLPISLWTSKPLRVKYNTTKLLDDESVFSFLINIVRDVLNYGPNKNYNSLFLKIPRMDFNNSDFKEIFNFSFLTLAFIICIYEAPADLRSTCIIALKNQFSCSQSRQASKLLVRILGSNTEEQWMRSVNLAITNWILEINSSSNHHHHAMKTPCPLFSYSFSTQGLWKVQLYCPVIAMEVETSTCSSLSDESLRFSLNFHQLEGVIQLNHRVIIREKWIEVMVNTDNIRCDVVRLVNESLMAERGAGVSEKHFPSRISLQITPTLQSNVLSISVNKSSDNPLREIGIEKTVEAGFDSPNTYMGLKVSAGETVVTTMKPWKFEQSVNGDGANLNWFLHDSGNGREVFSSKPSVFSLIQPKAWFKNRYSSVNRPFTKQGGVIFAGDEYGESVCWKVDKRATGKTMEWELKGRLWLTYWPNKHITPYAETRRLEFREVLHLKLV, encoded by the exons ATGGCTTATTATTATACTTGCAATTTTCCTGATATATACTCTTGGATACACAACTTACCACCAACTTCTAAATGGAAAACAGACTCTATTTCAATTTGCATTTCTCCTTCATGTTCATCTCAACCTTCCCTCAAACTATCCGTAGCTAAAAATTACCATTTTTCCATAGTCGCGGATTATAATCTTCCTATTTCCCTATGGACCTCAAAACCGTTAAGAGTTAAATATAATACAACAAAATTATTAGACGATGAATCAGTATTCAGTTTCTTGATTAATATCGTCCGCGATGTACTTAACTATGGTCcgaataaaaattataactcgTTGTTCCTCAAGATTCCACGTATGGATTTTAACAACTCCGATTTTAAGGAAATTTTCAATTTCTCATTTCTTACTTTGGCTTTCATAATTTGTATCTATGAAGCCCCTGCTGATCTTAGGTCAACATGTATTATTGCCCTGAAGAATCAATTTTCGTGTTCTCAATCTAGACAAGCATCAAAATTGCTCGTGAGGATTTTGGGATCGAATACTGAAGAGCAATGGATGCGTTCAGTAAATCTAGCGATAACTAATTGGATCCTGGAAATAAATTCCTCTtctaatcatcatcatcatgcgATGAAAACGCCATGTCCATTGTTTTCATACTCATTTTCGACACAAGGGCTATGGAAAGTTCAGCTATATTGCCCTGTTATTGCAATGGAAGTCGAAACGTCTACTTGTAGTAGTTTATCTGATGAAAGTTTGAGGTTTTCCCTCAACTTTCATCAGCTTGAAGGAGTGATCCAATTAAATCATAGAGTTATCATTCGAGAAAAGTGGATTGAAGTAATGGTGAACACCGATAACATTAG GTGTGATGTCGTTAGGCTAGTGAATGAATCACTAATGGCAGAGAGAGGTGCAGGGGTATCAGAGAAGCATTTCCCTTCAAGAATATCATTGCAAATAACTCCAACACTTCAATCAAATGTGTTGAGCATATCAGTAAACAAGTCCTCTGACAATCCCTTAAGAGAAATTGGCATTGAAAAGACCGTTGAAGCGGGATTCGATTCACCAAACACTTACATGGGCTTAAAAGTCTCCGCGGGAGAGACAGTTGTTACGACCATGAAGCCGTGGAAATTTGAGCAATCTGTTAATGGAGATGGTGCAAATTTGAATTGGTTTCTTCATGATAGTGGAAATGGAAGAGAGGTATTTTCGTCAAAGCCTTCTGTTTTTTCATTAATTCAGCCAAAAGCTTGGTTCAAGAACAGATATTCAAGTGTTAATAGGCCTTTTACTAAGCAAGGAGGGGTAATTTTTGCTGGAGATGAATATGGAGAAAGTGTGTGTTGGAAAGTGGATAAAAGGGCTACAGGAAAAACAATGGAATGGGAATTGAAAGGGAGACTTTGGTTAACATATTGGCCAAATAAACATATAACTCCTTATGCTGAGACTAGAAGATTGGAATTTAGAGAAGTGCTTCATCTCAAACTTGTATAG